Below is a genomic region from Penaeus vannamei isolate JL-2024 chromosome 18, ASM4276789v1, whole genome shotgun sequence.
catacacacacgcaaacacacacacacacacacacacaaacacacacaaacacacacacacaaacacacacacacacacacaaacacacacacacaaacacacacacacaaatatacatacacatacacacgctcgcacacacatacacacaaacactcacaaacacacacacacacacacacacacacacacacacacacacgcacacacacacacacacacacacacacacacacacacacacacacacacacacacacacatatatatatatatatatatatatatatatatatatatatatatatatatatatatatatatatatatatatatatatatatatatttatatatacatacatatatacatacatatacgcatgtatacaaatacactttTTGCatgcataactttttttttttcttgacgccCCTTTTCGTGTAGTACTATATGATTGCACTGGTAATGCTTTTGATAATTTTCTTGATATTAGATCACTGGTGAACATGaccgaaaagaaataaaatcataagTAATACCGGTATGTCAACATCTAATTCAGTTTAATCATCAAACATGCATCGGTACATTGGCCTAAAAATGTTTAGAAATTCTTTAAAGAGAAACTTACAACTAAATCActttagaaaaaagaaacgaaaaaaaacatgacgtatgaatgtatatatatataagtacacaagtAAACGTTTAGTAAATACAGCATGCAGCGTGTATTAATACTTCCGTTGCAACATTGAAATTATAAGCGTTATgggtgtaataatgatgatggtgatgcgaattttaataataacatcgatattAATAgtgttagtgatagtgataaaaaatataagtaataattataaacattatttttgcCATAGCGATTACCCCTTCCTCATTACTAGTATCTATGTTGTCCTAATCCCATGTATATTTCCTCTTGATTTTACAAGAAATATTTTCTTTAGTCAAtgattgctgttttccttttttttctaacactGATCGTGATTGTGCACGATTCGTCAAGTAGCTGAACGAGTACTTatgttctccctcctttatccttccctccttctcccacccttcgcACAGATGGAATGGTTCCTCAAACAACTGTGCGAGAGCAGCCCCCGCGCCACCCTCGCCTCCATCGGGAAGACGTCCGAGATGAGAGACATCTGGATGGTgcacctccgccccccccaccccgaggAGACAGCCGGTGCCGTCTGGGTCGAGGCAGGTGGGCCCTCCGCCATACGTCTCTGACACATCCGGTGTTTGTTGTATTAGGAACACTGCGACATGCGTTTTCGTGTTGGACTGATGTTTCTGTCCACTTGTGCTGTTTGACTCTCTGGCTGATCTTCCTTGCATGttccccctcctccagccccgcCGTAGCCTCTATGTTCCCCAAGCGACTCTACTCTCATGCACTTCTGAGCTTCTTTGCATGACTGGTTTTGGCCGTATCCTCTGACTCTCCTTCCTTTGCAACAGGTATACACGCCCGAGAGTGGATTTCCTCCGCAGTGACTTTGCACCTCCTGGTAAAGCTCCTACAGGATGGCGGCGACATCGGCAACTTCGACGCGCATGTGGTCCCGATGGCCAATCCCGACGGTTATGAGTACAGTCGCATGTACAACCGGTTCTGGCGCAAGAACCGCCGCAAGACGACCAAGGCTTACTGTTTGGGCGTCGACCTCAACCGCAATTGGAACTTCCACTACGGCACGGGCGCTCCGGACTTGGAATGCAGTGAGGTTTTCAAGGGTACCGAGTCCTTCTCCGAGCCAGAGACGAAGGCCCTGCGAGATGCTATGACGAGAGTGAAGGACTGGTTAAAGTTGGTCCTGTGCCTCCACAGCTACGGCCAGCGGCTACTCTACCCGTGGGGCTATTCCAAGAACGACGAAGCACCTCACACCGATGATTTGGTGAGGGTAGGCAAAAAGTTCGTGGAGGCAGCACAAAACTGCTGCAACACATCCTACACTGTGTCAAATGTCGCAGCAGATTTGTACGTCGCCTCAGGCACCACGCAAGACTGGTCTAAGGGAGTCCTGGGAGTCAAATACACGTACACAATTGAACTTCGAGACAAAGGAGAATATGGGTTCCTCCTTGGTCCGAATAACATTCTTCCTTGCAGCGAGGAGGTGTGGACAGGTTTCCAGGCCCTCATGAAGAAGATTCTTTAGACTGCAAAGGCCATGAAACCTgttcccattttctcctttttaactgtagctctctctcttcttcccctctgacTTTGCCGATTAATCCGGAAATCTCACGTATCCTAGGGTTGACGAAAAGGTAAAAGAAGCAGAATTATAAACTCTATGCACGTCCGCCTGTTACCCCGTGAAGGCCATCTCAGTGGCGGACCTATTCAGAGGTGGATGGATCCGTGGTCCCTCTTCATGATCAACAATTACGTCTACTGTAGAGTAAAATTAACATGGAACAGACGCCTGCAGATGCAACCTCGACAAGAGTGGAGCTAAAGGATAACTAGCTGGAGCGCCATACCACGACCCAGCTGTTTCAGATGAAAACCTTTGTGGGATTTCCTTTCTTTACTAGATACTccttaaagggcatatgtgaagtaattatcctGCATTGGTTTTTCTtcgaatattgttcaataatgtatg
It encodes:
- the LOC113812351 gene encoding carboxypeptidase B, producing MTVMALSLVILSLVMSAATTQASTRHEALRGHQIWQLSGDIGAVPLDLMQKGLLDVLDHSRISGKVRVPFQSLEEARRILQERGVAYEILIEDLATFLEVNPNETGVSNIHTGLGDTEFNACLPLANGFPKKDQERRTKESAKTECCDPNACPRPFTDSYMTFEQMEWFLKQLCESSPRATLASIGKTSEMRDIWMVHLRPPHPEETAGAVWVEAGIHAREWISSAVTLHLLVKLLQDGGDIGNFDAHVVPMANPDGYEYSRMYNRFWRKNRRKTTKAYCLGVDLNRNWNFHYGTGAPDLECSEVFKGTESFSEPETKALRDAMTRVKDWLKLVLCLHSYGQRLLYPWGYSKNDEAPHTDDLVRVGKKFVEAAQNCCNTSYTVSNVAADLYVASGTTQDWSKGVLGVKYTYTIELRDKGEYGFLLGPNNILPCSEEVWTGFQALMKKIL